In a genomic window of Streptomyces noursei ATCC 11455:
- a CDS encoding DUF397 domain-containing protein, translating into MNADATVQHPYQLTWIKSSYSSEEGGECVEAATDPTTVHIRDSKDTTRCTLTASPGAWAAFVDFSISHAP; encoded by the coding sequence ATGAACGCCGATGCGACCGTGCAACACCCGTACCAGCTGACATGGATCAAAAGCAGCTACAGCAGCGAGGAAGGCGGCGAATGCGTCGAGGCCGCGACCGACCCCACCACAGTGCACATCCGCGACTCTAAGGACACCACCAGGTGCACGCTGACTGCGTCCCCGGGCGCCTGGGCCGCATTCGTCGACTTCTCCATATCGCACGCGCCCTGA
- a CDS encoding helix-turn-helix domain-containing protein: MDDGGQRPEDDEQSEYEPESGILRVFGRQLKRLREWAGMERTELGARTGYSPSTIASYEQGRRIPPPDFIDQADGVLGAHGVLVELKEEVARAQYPAFFRDAARLEAKAVGLHVYATQAVPGLLQTQEYARAVFGMMRPPLDEGILEQRVAGRLARQEIFVRRPTPLFSFVIDESVLLRPIGGRDVLRGQLEQILLIGQKKTVEIQVMPLSREENSGLAGPFTLIETKEGRRIAYVEVQNVSRLRTDRDSVRALENKYGVLRAQALTPRESLTYIEKVLGAT; the protein is encoded by the coding sequence ATGGACGACGGCGGCCAGAGGCCGGAAGACGACGAGCAGTCGGAGTACGAGCCCGAGTCAGGCATCCTGAGGGTGTTCGGACGCCAGCTCAAACGCTTACGGGAATGGGCGGGCATGGAACGCACCGAGTTGGGCGCACGGACGGGCTATTCCCCCTCCACCATCGCCTCCTACGAACAGGGACGGCGCATCCCACCACCCGACTTCATCGACCAGGCGGACGGGGTCCTGGGGGCACACGGCGTCCTAGTCGAGTTGAAGGAGGAGGTGGCGCGGGCCCAGTACCCGGCGTTCTTCCGCGACGCGGCACGACTGGAGGCCAAGGCGGTGGGGCTTCATGTGTATGCGACACAGGCCGTACCCGGGCTGTTGCAGACGCAGGAGTATGCGCGGGCGGTGTTCGGGATGATGCGGCCGCCGCTGGACGAGGGCATCCTCGAACAACGCGTGGCAGGACGGCTTGCGCGGCAGGAGATCTTCGTCCGCCGCCCGACGCCGCTGTTCAGCTTTGTGATCGACGAGTCGGTACTGCTGCGCCCCATCGGGGGACGGGACGTGCTCCGCGGCCAATTGGAGCAGATCCTGCTCATCGGCCAGAAGAAGACTGTCGAGATCCAGGTCATGCCGCTAAGCCGAGAAGAGAACTCCGGACTGGCCGGCCCCTTCACCTTGATCGAGACCAAGGAAGGTCGCAGGATCGCGTACGTGGAAGTACAGAACGTGAGCCGCCTCCGCACAGACCGGGATTCGGTCCGAGCTCTTGAGAACAAGTACGGGGTTCTTCGCGCTCAGGCCCTCACCCCCAGGGAATCACTGACCTATATCGAGAAGGTGCTGGGAGCAACATGA